Genomic DNA from Marinobacter sp. ANT_B65:
TCATTCGCCCGGTTTGAAAGCTCAGTACGTGGCGGAGGTTGGACTGAATTGTGGGGGTACTTTTTTCCTGACAGTCCATCTCACGCAAGCTGGCCATCAATCTTGTTGCCCGGCGTCCTATTTTCAGACCTTGACGAATATTTGTGTCTGCAGGGTTGATCAGGACCAGCGCCAGAGATTTCCGAATGCGTCGGATCAGCCTGGCATCACTTTCAAATTGCTTTTCTTGCGAGCTCTTCAAAGCCTCGATGTGAGTGAATTCGAGGCAAGCCTGCCCAAGCCGGTCGAGAAGCCGGGCGAGTCTCTCAAGTGATTTTGATTGTTGAAAGCCCTGACTATCGACCCGGCGTTTCTGTACATCCATTGCAACAGCAACTTCGACTTTTTCCTGCAAAGTCTTTCTGTAACCCTTTCTGTTGATCAGACGCTGTGCTGTGGCCTCGTTGGGCCGAGTCAAATAGACTTCAACCAGCTCACAGTGGTTTTCCACTTCAAATCGCAGAAAATAGAGGTGCTCAAGAATTAATGCGTTGATGGATCGTCTCACCCTTGGTAAGAAATTTAGAGGCGAAAGCTATAATCAACCGTTACGCCCTTTGGACTGCACTTTTTAAGGTCTCGCAGAGAAGTATGACAAAAAAACGTTTCATTAGTGCGACTCATAGCTTGCCGCGAGATTTGATGAAGGGGCATGACCTGCGCATGGCCAGGTATCTCAGAACGCCAGAGCTTGGGCCCAAAATACTTTTCTTCAGCGGCGGAACGGCGCTGAGAAGTTTTTCCAGAGTACTGGCAGATTACACCCATAACTCTATTCATCTTGTCACACCTTTTGACTCGGGAGGCAGTTCTGCCGAACTGAGAAAGGCATTCTCGATGCCTTCAGTTGGCGATCTTCGGGCCCGCCTGCTGTCCCTGGCTGATGATTCGGTCACAGGTCATCCTGACATTGCGGCCCTCTTTGGTCATCGGCTCGGGAAGAATAGAAGCAAGGTGGAACTGGAACAAAGCCTGAAGGCTCTGGTTGATTGTAAACACCCTTTGCTCAAGGCAATTGCAGAGCCCATGCGGTCCCTGATCCAGAGCTATCTGGCAGAGTTTTATGAGCAAATGCCGGAGAGCTTTGACCTTGCGGGGGCCAGTATCGGTAATCTGATACTCACCGGCGGATACCTCTTCCATAACCGCTCACTGGACCCTATCGCCTTCCTGTTCGGTCAGTTGATAAAAACACGTGGAACCGTTCGCACCACGACGGATGCAGATTTACAGCTGCAAGTCCTGTTGGAGAACGGGCGGACAATTACCGGCCAGCATCGCTTTACGGGTAAAGAAAGGGCAGAGATCTGTTCACCCATCAAATCGATAACCTTGTCTGGTGATGCTGATGATGTTGAAACCCGGGATGCTTCCAGAGTCTGCAAGGAAACCCGAAAGCTGATTGACTCTGCGGAGCTGCTGGTTTTTCCTCCCGGCAGCTTTTATAGCAGTATCATTGCGAACCTCCTCCCCAAAGGCGTTTCCAGGGCTCTGAACAAAAATCCGGCACCAAGGGTGTATGTGCCAAGTCTGGGTGAGGATCCGGAAACAATCGGTATGACGCTGGCGGATCAGATTCAGGTGCTTGCTGGGCATTTGTCGCATAAGGCTGCCGGAAGAAAGCTGCAAAGGCCGCCGATAGATTTTCTGCTGTTTGATTCCCGTTTGATGACTGTTTCGAATAAACAGGTGCGGGAGATAATAAAGACATTCGGAGTCCAGATTATCGATCTGGACCTGGCGCCGGAAGAGTCTGACGTCTGTCGGTATGACGACGTCAAGCTGGCAGAGGCTTTGCTTGCACTGACCTGATTTCCACCATTGACTTACAACCCTGATGCCGGCTCACGATGTTCTGTGACCCGATGGGGTAGTCGGGTGTCGGGTTAGGTGCGTGCGTGCGTGCGTGCGAGTAGTGCAGCACCACGATTGCTATCACCTCAATAACAGGTGTTAAACTCTCCGTATTTGCATTTTTGGTGTAGGAATTTCCTCCATGGCAAGCTGCCGGTCTACGTTTTTGTGCTTTTTCTTGCTGTGGGTCTCCAGTTTCGCAGCCCTGGCGTCTCCGTCTCTGG
This window encodes:
- a CDS encoding GAK system CofD-like protein encodes the protein MTKKRFISATHSLPRDLMKGHDLRMARYLRTPELGPKILFFSGGTALRSFSRVLADYTHNSIHLVTPFDSGGSSAELRKAFSMPSVGDLRARLLSLADDSVTGHPDIAALFGHRLGKNRSKVELEQSLKALVDCKHPLLKAIAEPMRSLIQSYLAEFYEQMPESFDLAGASIGNLILTGGYLFHNRSLDPIAFLFGQLIKTRGTVRTTTDADLQLQVLLENGRTITGQHRFTGKERAEICSPIKSITLSGDADDVETRDASRVCKETRKLIDSAELLVFPPGSFYSSIIANLLPKGVSRALNKNPAPRVYVPSLGEDPETIGMTLADQIQVLAGHLSHKAAGRKLQRPPIDFLLFDSRLMTVSNKQVREIIKTFGVQIIDLDLAPEESDVCRYDDVKLAEALLALT